Proteins encoded by one window of Salvia splendens isolate huo1 chromosome 7, SspV2, whole genome shotgun sequence:
- the LOC121811227 gene encoding uncharacterized protein LOC121811227, with protein sequence MGELGSQDSGFGFNSYAAPDPASFKEECLSAAEDASRHVLNCIHPTLDSEEERRDIIDYMQRLIKSHVNCEVFPYGSVPLKTYLPDGDIDLTVTNGTRTDESMARDVLALLQREEKNVNAEFKVKNIQYIDAEVKILKFLVGDTVLDISFNQLGGLSTLCFLEQVDRLIGRNHLFKRSIILIKAWCYYESRILGAHHGLISTYALETLVLYIFHLYHSSLWGPLVVLYRFLEYYGKFDWENYCISLKGPVCKSSLPDIVVEVPENGSTDLMFGEEFLENCLDMFSVSLRELEGKPKAFQPKHLNIIDTLKENNNLGRSVHIGNFYRIRTAFKYGARRLSQVLSLPVDKVVDGIHKFFSNAIAWHGNDNKNFIQDFALEFGHEESSTASLSSPANLMSEENMLLRLSINDIDPVETEFPLKMASESWYPPEFNFREPISFRSKAGNSTSQEYGSKSWLEDQREHGEVNYRYKWSMDSSCVNLSSHASNDYNVDDMSLDYKDVDTTSVGESEAVNALADLTGDYDSHIRSLLYGQLCLGFSLSALAYHPSAIPSWANNRKPWEIVYQSMPLWWSQVSQMTLQPVLTEQSNCWAAYSAPPAYGSFSEAQIARGSGPYFPVMNGFHGMRYPQPQGESRNRVSDFPDQFHRHGQSVGVSNASAVNKTEHSRSGQIDGVHIASAVQNDEHSSREALPEKGETEDQNGLTDQMEGDSSGPLRIEFGSVGDLAERVISGSANHETEQRLEEQSFQLKSEAEFPPLC encoded by the exons ATGGGCGAGCTAGGCAGCCAAGATTCCGGTTTTGGGTTCAACTCTTATGCGGCGCCTGATCCGGCTTCTTTCAAGGAGGAGTGCTTGTCGGCGGCGGAGGATGCCTCCCGGCATGTGCTGAATTGCATTCATCCTACGCTCGACTCGGAGGAGGAAAGAAGAGACATCATTGATTATATGCAGAGACTCATCAAAAGCCATGTTAATTGTGAG GTGTTTCCCTATGGGTCCGTGCCACTCAAAACATATTTGCCTGATGGGGATATTGATTTAACTGTTACTAACGGTACTAGAACTGATGAATCCATGGCCCGTGATGTTCTTGCTCTTCTACAAAGGGAAGAGAAAAATGTTAATGCTGAGTTCAAAGTTAAGAATATACAGTATATTGATGCTGAG GTTAAAATTCTGAAATTCCTTGTGGGGGACACAGTTTTAGATATATCCTTCAATCAATTGGGTGGGCTTTCTACTCTTTGTTTCCTGGAGCAG GTTGATCGCCTTATTGGGAGAAATCATCTCTTCAAGCGCAGTATTATCTTGATCAAGGCGTGGTGCTATTATGAGAGTCGTATCCTTGGCGCTCACCATGGGTTAATTTCTACATATGCTCTGGAAACACTTGTCCTGTACATATTCCATTTGTACCATTCATCCTTATGGGGACCATTAGTG GTTCTGTACAGATTTTTGGAGTATTATGGTAAATTTGATTGGGAGAACTATTGCATCAGCTTGAAAGGACCAGTTTGCAAGTCTTCACTCCCTGATATAGTGG TGGAAGTGCCAGAAAATGGAAGTACTGATCTGATGTTTGGTGAAGAATTTTTGGAGAACTGCCTGGATATGTTTTCAGTCTCATTAAGGGAACTTGAAGGAAAACCTAAAGCATTTCAGCCGAAACATCTTAATATCATAGACACACTGAAGGAAAACAATAATCTTGGGCGCAGTGTGCACATAG GAAATTTCTACCGTATACGGACTGCTTTCAAGTATGGGGCTCGCAGGCTTAGTCAAGTTCTTTCGCTGCCAGTTGATAAGGTTGTTGATGGGATACATAAATTCTTCTCAAATGCTATTGCTTGGCACGGGAATGACAACAAAAATTTTATTCAAGACTTTGCCTTAGAATTTGGTCATGAAGAGTCCTCAACTGCCTCACTGTCATCACCTGCTAATCTGATGTCTGAGGAAAATATGCTTCTAAGATTATCTATAAATGATATTGATCCTGTTGAGACTGAATTTCCTTTGAAGATGGCATCTGAAAGCTGGTACCCACCAGAATTCAATTTTCGCGAACCTATATCCTTTCGTTCCAAAGCTGGAAATTCCACTTCTCAGGAGTATGGTTCCAAGTCATGGTTGGAAGACCAAAGGGAACACGGAGAAGTGAATTATAGGTATAAATGGTCCATGGATAGCTCATGCGTCAATTTAAGCTCACATGCCTCCAACGATTACAATGTGGATGATATGTCCCTAGATTACAAGGATGTGGACACAACTAGCGTGGGAGAGTCGGAAGCAGTCAATGCATTGGCTGATCTTACCGGAGACTACGACAGCCATATTAGGAGTCTTTTATATGGCCAGTTATGCCTCGGGTTTTCTTTGTCCGCACTTGCGTATCATCCTTCGGCTATACCTTCTTGGGCTAACAACAGGAAGCCATGGGAGATTGTTTATCAATCAATGCCGTTGTGGTGGAGTCAAGTCTCCCAAATGACGTTACAGCCTGTCCTAACTGAGCAGAGTAACTGCTGGGCTGCTTATTCTGCACCTCCTGCTTATGGATCTTTCTCTGAAGCACAAATTGCACGAGGAAGTGGCCCTTACTTTCCCGTTATG AATGGTTTTCATGGGATGAGATATCCACAGCCACAGGGGGAGAGCAGAAATAGAGTTTCAGACTTTCCTGATCAGTTTCACAGACATGGACAAAGTGTTGGCGTGTCTAATGCTTCAGCTGTGAACAAAACTGAACATAGTCGGAGCGGACAAATTGATGGCGTGCACATTGCTTCTGCTGTGCAAAATGATGAACATAGCAGTCGAGAAGCCCTGCCTGAAAAGGGCGAGACTGAAGATCAAAATGGCCTGACAGATCAAATGGAAGGTGATTCGAGTGGGCCATTGAGGATTGAATTTGGATCTGTTGGAGATCTGGCAGAACGGGTCATTTCTGGCTCTGCAAATCATGAAACAGAGCAAAG GCTTGAAGAGCAGTCATTCCAGCTTAAAAGTGAAGCTGAGTTCCCTCCTTTGTGCTAG
- the LOC121741032 gene encoding transcription repressor OFP17-like has translation MKSKYPNLASLIKRKLVKPCKKIVKFLVKLRPRKPLSIKSIRRRRRRISKMMTVFRSPPDEREMDRVTELTSFSDAAPHQRAPFPSPLTPAYVKLSAARIEEDDRVEEACRSFEKYLVEMVVEEGKVRDLGDVEELLYCWKELRSPDFIDLVCRFYRELCTDLFSEQS, from the coding sequence atgaaatcaaaatatCCAAATCTAGCCTCACTGATCAAACGCAAGCTTGTCAAACCATgcaaaaaaatagtgaaattcCTGGTAAAGCTCCGCCCTAGGAAGCCGCTCTCCATAAAATcgatccgccgccgccgccgccgcatatCCAAGATGATGACGGTTTTCCGATCGCCGCCCGACGAGAGGGAGATGGACCGGGTGACGGAGCTCACGAGCTTCTCCGACGCCGCGCCGCATCAGAGAGCGCCGTTTCCGTCGCCGCTCACTCCGGCGTACGTAAAATTGAGCGCCGCGAGAATCGAGGAAGACGATCGCGTGGAAGAAGCGTGCAGAAGCTTCGAGAAGTATCTGGTGGAGATGGTCGTGGAAGAGGGGAAAGTGAGGGATTTGGGTGACGTGGAGGAGCTGCTCTACTGCTGGAAGGAGCTAAGGTCGCCGGATTTCATCGATTTGGTGTGCCGCTTTTATAGGGAGCTTTGTACAGATCTGTTTTCCGAGCAAAGCTAG